The Starkeya sp. ORNL1 DNA window TTATTTCGGGCGCGGTCGGCGGCAACCTTGCCGGCGCAGCATCGAAGAATATCGATCTCGGCACGTTGTGGAACTCGGTGGCTGGCATTGTCGGCGGCGGCATCGGCGGGCAGATACTGTCCGCGGTCCTCGGCGCCGGCGCGGCCAGCGGCGGCGGGCTCGACATCGGTTCGATCATACAGCAGGTCGCGGGCGGCGGCGTCGGCGGCGCGGTGCTGCTGGCGATTGTCGGTATCATCAAGAACGCGATGGCAAAATCGGCTTGAAGCCGCAATCGGCCGGAAGCAGACTTATCCTTCGCGCCCTGCAATGGGTGCGAGGGCAGTGATGTCGTGACGCCGGCTTCAATCTTGGGGGTGCCGCATGCTGAAGGAGTTCCGCGAGTTCGCGGTGAAGGGAAATGTCGTCGATCTCGCCATCGGCGTCATCATCGGTGCCGCCTTCGGGCGCATCGTCGAATCCATCGTCTCCGACCTGTTCATGCCGATCGTCGGCGCGCTGCTTGGCGGGCTGGACTTTTCCAATTACTTCCTCGGCCTGTCGCCGAGCGTCACCGCAGGCTCGCTGGCCGAAGCGCGCAAGCAGGGCGCGGTGTTCGCCTATGGCAGCTTCATCACCGTGGTGATCAACTTCCTCATCATCGCCTGGATCCTGTTCCTGGTGGTGAAGGGCATCAACCGGCTGCGCCGCAAGGCCGCCGAGGCGGCAGCCGCGCCGGCGGCGCCGACCAAGGAGGAGGTGCTGCTGACCGAGATCCGGGACATCCTCGCCAAGAAGGCGTGAGACGCGCCGAGTGCCGGTTTAGACCACGTCATCCTGAGGTGCTTGGGCATAGCCCAAGCCTCGACGGATGTTCGCGAAGGATGACCGTCGCCCCGCTTCAGCCTTCGAGGCTCGCTGCGCTCGCACCTCAGGCTGACGTTGGCAATTTCCAGTCGGCAAACAGCCTCTTCACCCCGCCGCCGGCGCCCACTGGCCGCCTTCGATCTTGGCGGCGGCGATCACCGCCTGGGTGCGGCTCTCGACGCCGAGCTTCTGCAGGATCGCCGAGACGTGCGCCTTCACCGTCGCCTCGGAAACCCCGAGCTCATAGGCGATCTGCTTGTTGAGCAGGCCTTCCGACAGCATCATCAGCACCCGCACCTGCTGCGGCGTGAGCGTCGCCAGCCGGCCGGCCAGCGCCTTCGTCTCCTTGTCAACGCCGGCGTCGAGATCGACATCAGGCGGCGTCCAGGTGCGGCCCTCCAGCACGGCGGCAAGCGCGCCGCGCATCGTGTCCGCCGCGCTGGTCTTGGGGATGAAACCGGAGGCGCCGAAATCCATGCAATGGCGGATGGTCGCCGCTTCCTCATGGGCCGAGACCACCACCACCGGCACGCCGGGATATTGCGCGCGCAGATACATCAGCCCGGAGAAGCCGCGCACGCCGGGCATGGCGAGATCCAGCAGCACGAGGTCGATATCGGCCTCGCGCTCCAGCAGCGCCTGGAGATCGTCGAAGCCCCCGGCCTCGAAGAGCTCGGCGGCGGGGAATTGCCGCGCCACTGCTTCCCTAAGGGCACCGCGGAACAGCGGGTGATCATCGGCGATCACCAGCCGGAAACTCATATTCGTGTCCACCTGACACCGGCCCTTTCCACCCGCGCCGCACTCGGCACGTGCGCTGCGCGGCGATCATGGTTGTGCGAGGCCCGCCGCGCAAGGCGCGGGGCGGCGCTTCCTATCCTTCATTGCCGGCGAAGGCCACAATCAATTGGCGAACATGCGGCTTTGTCCGGTGTTCGATGAGATAGATGCCCTGCCACGTGCCGAGTGTCATGCGCCCGGCGATCACCGGGATGGCCAATGACACCCCCGTCAGCATGGTCTTCACATGCGCCGGCATGTCGTCCGGGCCTTCAAGGTCATGAACCCAGCCGAAATCCTCCGGCGCGAGGTGCCGAAGCGCGGTGAGGAGATCGGTGCGCACGTCCGGATCGGCATTCTCCTGGATGGTCAGCGAGGCCGAGGTGTGCCGGCAGAACAGCGTCGCCTCGCCGTCCCCAGCCCTGATCTCCTTGAGGAAATCCACCACCGCGCCGGTGAGCTCGGTGAAGCCGGCACCAGAGGTCGCGACCTCGAAGGTCGCGGTGACACGGCGGGTGATCCGGGTCTCGCGAGCTTGAGAGCGGTTGATACGTGCCATGCGCAACCTCTTTTCCGCACCGTCACGGCTGGACGGGCAGGCCGTTCCGGGCTTGGATAGGCCTATCCAGCCCACGCAGCCAGCACCGGACACCCGCCCTTAACCAGCGGAGCCTTGAATGCCGACCTTCTCTACCGTCATCCAGCCTGCCACGGAGCCGCGCGGCGCGCTCACGCTCGATCCCGCGGTGTTCTACCCTGCGGCCATCTCCGCCGAGACCCGCGCGATCAATGCCGGCATCGTCAAGGCGCTCGGCGCGGTGCCGGACCGCTGGGTGTTCCCGATGGCGATGCTCCGCAAGCTGCGGCTGGAAGGCAAGGGCCCGTTTCCGCTGGCGCCGGAAAGCCCCTATGCGCA harbors:
- the mscL gene encoding large conductance mechanosensitive channel protein MscL; amino-acid sequence: MLKEFREFAVKGNVVDLAIGVIIGAAFGRIVESIVSDLFMPIVGALLGGLDFSNYFLGLSPSVTAGSLAEARKQGAVFAYGSFITVVINFLIIAWILFLVVKGINRLRRKAAEAAAAPAAPTKEEVLLTEIRDILAKKA
- a CDS encoding response regulator transcription factor encodes the protein MSFRLVIADDHPLFRGALREAVARQFPAAELFEAGGFDDLQALLEREADIDLVLLDLAMPGVRGFSGLMYLRAQYPGVPVVVVSAHEEAATIRHCMDFGASGFIPKTSAADTMRGALAAVLEGRTWTPPDVDLDAGVDKETKALAGRLATLTPQQVRVLMMLSEGLLNKQIAYELGVSEATVKAHVSAILQKLGVESRTQAVIAAAKIEGGQWAPAAG
- a CDS encoding secondary thiamine-phosphate synthase enzyme YjbQ; the protein is MARINRSQARETRITRRVTATFEVATSGAGFTELTGAVVDFLKEIRAGDGEATLFCRHTSASLTIQENADPDVRTDLLTALRHLAPEDFGWVHDLEGPDDMPAHVKTMLTGVSLAIPVIAGRMTLGTWQGIYLIEHRTKPHVRQLIVAFAGNEG